One window of the Epinephelus moara isolate mb chromosome 24, YSFRI_EMoa_1.0, whole genome shotgun sequence genome contains the following:
- the cnpy2 gene encoding protein canopy homolog 2 isoform X2, protein MREAAVLLTPCVLLCLLLSFSQAARQGQDIRCGACRALVDEMEWAISQIDPKKMIQTGSFRINPDGSQSIREVPLARSEGNLLELMEIVCERMADYGESTDSSTNRKSYVRIKSRDGEAMDLSVATLDSRVTSSLKFACETIVEQHEDEVIEFFSHETDNVKDKLCSKRTDLCDHALKMPHDEL, encoded by the exons ATGAGGGAAGCGGCCGTGCTGCTCACACCGTGTGTGCTTCTGTGTCTCCTCCTGAGCTTCAGCCAGGCAGCCAGGCAAGGACAGGACATCAGATGTGGAG CTTGCAGGGCTCTGGTAGATGAGATGGAGTGGGCCATATCTCAGATAGATCCCAAGAAAATGATCCAGACGGGATCCTTCAGGATCAACCCGGACGGCAGCCAGTCCATCAGAGAG GTTCCTCTGGCTCGCTCAGAGGGAAACCTCCTTGAGCTGATGGAGATAGTGTGTGAAAGGATGGCTGACTACGGGGAGAGTACAGATTCTTCCACAAACAGGAAGTCCTACGTTAGGATAAAGTCTCGGGACGGTGAGGCCATGGACCTCTCAGTGGCCACGCTGGATTCAAGAGTTACAAGCAGTTTAAAATTTGCA TGCGAAACAATTGTTGAGCAGCATGAAGATGAAGTCATTGAATTCTTCTCTCATGAGACAGATAATGTCAAAGACAAACTCTGCAGCAAGAGGACTG ATCTCTGTGACCACGCTCTGAAAATGCCCCACGACGAACTTTGA
- the cnpy2 gene encoding protein canopy homolog 2 isoform X1, translating to MKRCKMREAAVLLTPCVLLCLLLSFSQAARQGQDIRCGACRALVDEMEWAISQIDPKKMIQTGSFRINPDGSQSIREVPLARSEGNLLELMEIVCERMADYGESTDSSTNRKSYVRIKSRDGEAMDLSVATLDSRVTSSLKFACETIVEQHEDEVIEFFSHETDNVKDKLCSKRTDLCDHALKMPHDEL from the exons ATGAAAAG ATGCAAGATGAGGGAAGCGGCCGTGCTGCTCACACCGTGTGTGCTTCTGTGTCTCCTCCTGAGCTTCAGCCAGGCAGCCAGGCAAGGACAGGACATCAGATGTGGAG CTTGCAGGGCTCTGGTAGATGAGATGGAGTGGGCCATATCTCAGATAGATCCCAAGAAAATGATCCAGACGGGATCCTTCAGGATCAACCCGGACGGCAGCCAGTCCATCAGAGAG GTTCCTCTGGCTCGCTCAGAGGGAAACCTCCTTGAGCTGATGGAGATAGTGTGTGAAAGGATGGCTGACTACGGGGAGAGTACAGATTCTTCCACAAACAGGAAGTCCTACGTTAGGATAAAGTCTCGGGACGGTGAGGCCATGGACCTCTCAGTGGCCACGCTGGATTCAAGAGTTACAAGCAGTTTAAAATTTGCA TGCGAAACAATTGTTGAGCAGCATGAAGATGAAGTCATTGAATTCTTCTCTCATGAGACAGATAATGTCAAAGACAAACTCTGCAGCAAGAGGACTG ATCTCTGTGACCACGCTCTGAAAATGCCCCACGACGAACTTTGA